One window of the Candidatus Methylacidiphilales bacterium genome contains the following:
- a CDS encoding RNA-binding protein, which yields MNMQRSGRPRSGGGRRRRGGMRPHPGDRNRNPGQKPQTKTNPVIAFFSKLLGLGKKDNAQAPNRNRANGRPDFAARSERQPRPESNEKPEVLTPRLYIGNLPYETSESDLFDHFSKVGQVINVEIVRDARSNSKGFGFVEMGSLETAKEASEKYHRTDFMGRQIVVAGSKK from the coding sequence ATGAACATGCAAAGATCGGGCCGCCCCAGATCCGGCGGCGGACGCCGCCGTCGCGGCGGAATGCGCCCCCACCCCGGAGACCGCAATCGCAACCCGGGCCAAAAGCCCCAAACCAAAACCAACCCTGTGATCGCCTTCTTCAGCAAGCTGCTGGGATTGGGCAAAAAGGACAATGCACAGGCCCCGAATAGAAACAGGGCGAATGGACGTCCGGATTTCGCGGCACGGAGCGAACGCCAGCCCCGGCCCGAGTCCAACGAAAAGCCCGAGGTGCTGACCCCGCGCCTGTACATCGGCAACCTGCCCTATGAAACTTCGGAAAGCGATCTGTTCGATCACTTCTCCAAGGTTGGCCAGGTGATCAATGTCGAAATCGTACGCGACGCCCGTTCCAACTCGAAGGGATTCGGCTTTGTCGAAATGGGCTCCCTGGAAACAGCAAAGGAAGCCTCCGAAAAATATCATCGGACCGATTTCATGGGCCGCCAGATTGTAGTGGCCGGCTCAAAGAAATAA